The following proteins are encoded in a genomic region of Pseudobdellovibrionaceae bacterium:
- a CDS encoding MoxR family ATPase, whose amino-acid sequence MNNNDENCTINTEWIPVLFQELSKLIVGQKEMLEAILMGVLSEGHVLIEGLPGLAKTLSISTFSKTLSLAFQRIQFTPDLLPSDIIGTMIFNPNTGDFNVKKGPVFSNIVLADEINRASAKVQSALLEAMAEKQVSIGSKTYPLETPFLVLATQNPIEQEGTFELPEAQLDRFLFKVKVNYPSKEEELQILEKINDFQSIDIQPILSQQKLLEARKQVREIHIDENLKKYIVDLVMTTRSLKEYGLKKLEHLVKVGVSPRATLGIATAAKAQAFLKGRNYVNLDDIKVVAYLVLRHRLILTYEAEAENINTDSIITEILANTNI is encoded by the coding sequence ATGAACAACAACGATGAAAATTGTACCATAAATACAGAGTGGATTCCTGTTTTATTTCAAGAACTATCTAAATTAATTGTTGGGCAAAAAGAAATGCTAGAAGCTATTTTAATGGGAGTTCTGTCCGAAGGGCATGTGTTAATAGAAGGTCTTCCTGGTTTAGCAAAAACTTTAAGTATTTCTACTTTTTCTAAAACTCTATCTTTAGCTTTTCAAAGAATTCAATTTACACCAGATTTATTGCCTTCAGATATTATTGGTACTATGATTTTTAATCCTAACACAGGGGATTTTAATGTTAAAAAAGGTCCTGTATTTAGTAATATTGTTTTAGCTGATGAAATTAACAGAGCTTCTGCAAAAGTGCAAAGTGCCTTGCTAGAAGCTATGGCAGAAAAACAAGTAAGTATTGGTAGCAAAACTTATCCATTAGAAACACCGTTTTTAGTATTAGCTACTCAAAATCCTATTGAGCAAGAAGGAACTTTTGAATTACCAGAGGCTCAACTAGATCGTTTTTTATTTAAAGTAAAAGTAAATTATCCAAGCAAAGAAGAAGAGTTACAAATTTTAGAAAAAATAAATGATTTTCAAAGCATTGATATTCAACCTATTTTAAGTCAACAAAAATTACTAGAAGCAAGAAAACAAGTAAGAGAAATTCATATCGATGAAAATTTAAAAAAATATATTGTAGATTTAGTAATGACTACTCGTAGTTTAAAAGAATATGGGTTAAAGAAATTGGAACATTTAGTAAAGGTGGGAGTGTCTCCTCGAGCGACTTTAGGCATAGCCACAGCAGCTAAGGCACAGGCTTTTTTAAAAGGTCGTAATTATGTAAATTTAGATGATATTAAGGTAGTAGCTTATTTAGTATTAAGGCATAGATTAATTTTAACCTATGAAGCAGAGGCTGAAAATATAAATACAGATTCTATTATTACAGAAATTTTAGCCAATACAAACATTTAA
- a CDS encoding transglycosylase SLT domain-containing protein — protein sequence MYRYFFLLVFFIFKVNSALALDKVTYYANKNQLTYNLTPEEEEVITKLTNIQNLYLNKNAKACLKAINKWKAPENIAPWIYIKKLKCIKLFSKNNRVYLYKKNIGYPNIWKLNKPVRLELVKALKNAIYFIIKVSLKKGKVGEVEKLLQNINTSIFFSSNKEKTYLFYIKARIFYNKKNSLLAKSFLNNSFYYHRNSSKRKYPFSLSAFRGKYFIKFIDKKAKAKRKKNIFYYPMELKAFNQLKEKSRSSKIFFNKHIQYLQMYHGSIRSRKVNRTLLLAYLALPKSKQNSFEVLKKVSKLKCVFLNKWVGKLFYKAKYKDIAYLYTNANPCEWKGDNYFRIAAGYYYQASYDDAEVLFKKLPKTYSGHNIIPRSMLFLSFLYIKKNQYNSAIKVLKKLVRLPKNNFHLQAYYFLYFLHKKQNNSYKAKFYYKQLLRKYPLTYYSLKLKFLDKSLPSFFTNKTKKRDKWTIYLDKPESQSWQKVKLLLKAGWLKESRLELKAWNLPTLSSGVFVYTYLLSQAHNFLSAIKLLYYLWEEDRSVHRKSLLKLLFPHFFKSLVEEYAVKNHLEPSVVFALIRQESGFKVDAHSLANAYGLMQMIISTANEVKKLLGIRKKSVSKRELFEAKTNIRYGTRHLRQLLKAWGGHLPLSLASYNVGYGNLSKWIKSRGPSFKIENNSKLLNEIWFDELPWVETSFYIKAILRNQFLYKGLYGKALIK from the coding sequence ATGTATAGGTATTTTTTTTTATTAGTATTTTTTATTTTTAAAGTAAATAGCGCTTTAGCTTTAGATAAAGTAACTTATTATGCTAATAAAAATCAGTTAACCTATAACTTAACCCCAGAAGAAGAAGAAGTTATAACAAAATTAACTAACATTCAAAATTTATATCTAAATAAAAATGCTAAGGCTTGTTTAAAGGCAATAAACAAGTGGAAAGCTCCAGAAAATATAGCTCCTTGGATTTATATTAAAAAATTAAAATGTATTAAGCTATTTTCAAAAAATAATAGAGTTTATTTATACAAAAAAAATATAGGCTATCCTAATATTTGGAAATTAAATAAGCCCGTTAGGTTAGAGTTAGTCAAAGCACTAAAAAATGCCATTTATTTTATAATTAAGGTGTCTTTAAAAAAAGGAAAAGTAGGTGAAGTCGAAAAGCTATTGCAAAATATAAATACAAGTATCTTTTTTTCCTCTAATAAAGAAAAAACATATTTATTTTATATTAAAGCAAGAATTTTTTATAATAAAAAAAACTCTTTATTAGCTAAAAGTTTTTTAAATAATAGTTTTTATTATCACAGAAATAGCTCAAAAAGAAAATACCCTTTTTCTTTGTCTGCGTTTAGAGGAAAATATTTTATAAAATTTATTGATAAAAAAGCAAAAGCTAAAAGAAAAAAAAATATTTTTTATTACCCAATGGAATTAAAGGCTTTTAATCAGTTAAAGGAAAAGTCTAGAAGCTCTAAAATATTTTTTAATAAGCACATTCAATATTTACAGATGTATCATGGCTCAATAAGAAGCCGTAAAGTTAATAGAACACTACTATTAGCTTACTTAGCATTACCCAAAAGTAAGCAAAACTCCTTTGAAGTTTTAAAAAAAGTTTCTAAGCTAAAGTGTGTTTTTTTGAACAAGTGGGTTGGTAAGTTATTTTATAAAGCCAAGTATAAAGATATTGCTTATCTTTATACAAATGCTAATCCGTGTGAATGGAAAGGGGATAATTATTTTCGTATAGCGGCTGGATATTATTATCAAGCAAGCTACGACGACGCTGAAGTTTTGTTTAAAAAACTTCCTAAAACATATTCGGGTCACAATATTATCCCAAGGTCTATGTTATTTTTAAGTTTTTTATATATAAAAAAAAATCAATATAATTCTGCAATTAAAGTGTTAAAAAAACTGGTAAGATTACCAAAAAATAATTTTCATTTACAGGCATACTATTTTTTGTATTTTTTGCATAAAAAACAAAATAATTCTTATAAAGCAAAATTTTATTACAAACAATTATTACGAAAATATCCTTTAACTTACTATTCTTTAAAATTAAAATTTTTAGATAAATCTTTACCTTCTTTTTTTACCAATAAAACTAAAAAAAGAGATAAATGGACTATTTATTTAGATAAACCAGAAAGTCAGTCATGGCAAAAAGTAAAATTATTATTAAAGGCAGGATGGCTTAAAGAATCTCGATTGGAGTTAAAAGCGTGGAACTTACCAACATTATCTTCTGGAGTGTTTGTTTATACTTATTTATTAAGCCAGGCGCATAATTTTTTATCGGCTATTAAATTACTATACTATTTATGGGAAGAGGATAGAAGTGTACATCGTAAGTCTTTACTAAAGCTATTATTCCCCCATTTTTTTAAATCTTTGGTGGAAGAATATGCAGTTAAAAACCATTTAGAGCCTAGTGTAGTATTTGCACTTATTCGGCAAGAAAGTGGGTTTAAGGTGGATGCCCATAGTTTGGCAAATGCTTATGGGTTAATGCAGATGATTATATCTACAGCTAATGAAGTAAAGAAGCTATTAGGGATAAGAAAGAAGTCAGTATCCAAAAGAGAGTTATTTGAAGCAAAGACGAATATTCGCTATGGAACTAGGCACTTACGGCAATTATTAAAGGCATGGGGTGGTCATCTTCCATTATCTTTGGCTTCTTATAATGTAGGATATGGTAATTTATCGAAATGGATCAAGTCTAGAGGCCCCTCTTTTAAGATAGAGAACAATTCTAAGCTTTTAAACGAGATATGGTTTGATGAGCTGCCCTGGGTAGAGACCAGTTTTTATATTAAGGCCATTTTACGCAACCAATTCTTATACAAAGGTCTGTACGGAAAGGCTTTAATAAAGTGA
- a CDS encoding DUF58 domain-containing protein, which yields MLYKSPIPSDVYRYVKQLEIKTRKLVQGNFSGLYTSSLKGNGINFSGFREYVYGDDTRNISWPLTARTGKTYLKEFEEERELQVILLVDISSSMNFGSNSMKKEISAYLSALLAFTAIKNKDKVGLLLFSDEVEHFIKPQKNKQTVYDILFKILSNKNIQKKTSLKSSVKFLQNVLNKKAHIFILSDFDFFLQEEKVLQTLSSKHEVFAIHIRDQWERELPNINAILRFSNLESETDSQEVIFDCSSVESCKKYKELVAKKELLIKAQLKKSNIPKILVESDQKWALPIINFFNQ from the coding sequence ATGTTATATAAATCACCTATACCTTCTGATGTTTATCGTTATGTTAAGCAATTAGAAATTAAAACTAGAAAACTAGTTCAAGGAAATTTTTCTGGTTTGTACACCTCCTCTTTAAAAGGTAATGGAATTAACTTTTCTGGATTTCGCGAATATGTTTACGGTGATGATACTCGAAATATTTCTTGGCCACTAACAGCTAGAACAGGAAAAACCTATTTAAAAGAATTTGAAGAAGAAAGAGAGCTACAAGTTATTTTATTAGTAGATATTAGTTCATCTATGAATTTTGGATCTAATAGTATGAAAAAAGAAATAAGTGCTTATCTAAGTGCTTTATTAGCATTTACGGCTATAAAAAATAAAGATAAGGTTGGGTTATTACTTTTTTCCGATGAAGTAGAGCATTTTATAAAACCACAAAAAAACAAACAAACCGTATATGATATTCTTTTTAAAATTTTATCTAATAAAAATATTCAAAAAAAAACTTCATTAAAAAGCAGTGTAAAATTTTTACAAAATGTTTTAAATAAAAAAGCACATATTTTTATTTTAAGTGATTTTGATTTTTTTTTACAAGAAGAAAAAGTTTTGCAAACATTATCGTCTAAGCATGAAGTGTTTGCAATACATATTCGAGATCAATGGGAAAGAGAGCTTCCTAACATTAATGCAATATTAAGATTTTCTAATTTAGAGAGTGAAACAGATTCGCAAGAAGTAATTTTTGATTGTAGCTCTGTAGAGAGTTGTAAAAAATATAAAGAATTGGTTGCTAAAAAAGAGCTTCTTATTAAAGCACAGTTAAAAAAAAGCAATATCCCTAAAATATTAGTTGAGTCAGACCAAAAGTGGGCATTGCCTATTATTAATTTTTTTAATCAATAA
- a CDS encoding protein BatD, with amino-acid sequence MKKIGKYLLFIIVINLYFTPSIYAKNNLSVKSQLSSKVVGIEEDFTYSLIIQSSKSISSKTELPNWPKNIEFSHSSNSEQTSVNIINGNVSTTRIKKISYTLKAKKLGWILLPSIKIVANNTTYKTKAVKIQVVKEPQARRKNSRNPFDTLNSFFDDSFPFKQKKRTFNKTDIFVKLELDKKILFLSEQVVLRWFLYTRASVSGVDLQQLPKLKSFWKKDLQSLQDRRQTSKEVTINNKIYQKHLLFSYLVSPLKLGQLNIDPLIVDLQVFNRASFGFNSSVLRRSSNVKKIKVIKLPDRPKQGTFSGAVGEFQLSDQVKTAKIEQGKAFVWEVTIQGIGNLDAFNFDNLKLDKNLELYDIQEKINFFASGISKKKIELLVIPKVAGSIALPIIRFTAFNPHTKVYYTLLSQKKNILVKKNLGYLAPKVKNSVLLSKKTKNIIEKKNDVVKKSFKTKIGKLENKNKIKTYNKYFILSFLLLLFFFLLWILYCKIKNKEKSNLLNLKSKFLEIEKNILPIDEKKAARALIDLTYWVVEKSKNKKYNFLSLNKMINELPLAYQSQYGPDLKRILMLCETIAFSKKVPVALKKQLNEISAKLYFYLQILLKYNP; translated from the coding sequence GTGAAAAAGATTGGTAAATATTTATTGTTTATTATAGTTATTAATCTTTATTTTACCCCTAGTATTTATGCTAAAAACAATCTTAGTGTAAAATCTCAGCTATCTAGCAAAGTGGTAGGTATTGAAGAAGATTTTACCTATTCGTTAATTATCCAATCATCTAAGTCTATTTCATCAAAAACAGAATTGCCAAATTGGCCAAAAAACATTGAATTTTCTCATTCGTCTAATTCTGAACAAACAAGTGTAAACATAATTAATGGTAATGTATCTACTACAAGAATTAAAAAAATTTCTTATACTTTAAAAGCCAAAAAATTAGGTTGGATACTTTTGCCTAGTATAAAAATTGTAGCCAACAATACCACTTACAAAACCAAAGCGGTAAAAATACAAGTGGTTAAAGAGCCTCAAGCTCGCAGAAAAAACTCTAGAAATCCTTTTGATACTTTAAATTCTTTTTTTGATGATAGTTTTCCTTTTAAGCAGAAAAAAAGAACTTTTAATAAAACAGATATTTTTGTTAAACTAGAATTAGATAAAAAAATTCTCTTTTTATCTGAACAAGTGGTATTAAGGTGGTTTTTGTATACAAGGGCTTCTGTTTCTGGAGTAGATTTACAACAATTGCCTAAATTAAAATCGTTTTGGAAAAAAGATTTACAAAGTTTACAAGATAGAAGACAAACCTCTAAAGAAGTAACTATAAATAATAAAATTTATCAAAAGCATTTATTGTTTTCTTACCTTGTCTCTCCTTTAAAGTTAGGGCAATTAAATATTGATCCTTTAATAGTTGATCTACAAGTTTTTAACAGAGCAAGTTTTGGTTTTAACTCTTCTGTGCTTCGCCGTAGCTCTAATGTAAAAAAAATAAAAGTGATAAAGTTACCAGATAGACCTAAACAAGGTACTTTTTCAGGGGCTGTGGGAGAATTTCAACTCAGTGACCAAGTAAAAACAGCTAAAATTGAACAAGGAAAAGCTTTTGTATGGGAGGTAACTATACAAGGCATAGGAAATTTAGATGCTTTTAATTTTGATAATTTAAAGTTAGACAAAAATTTAGAGTTGTATGATATTCAAGAAAAAATTAATTTTTTTGCATCGGGTATCAGTAAAAAAAAGATAGAACTATTAGTTATTCCTAAAGTGGCAGGCAGTATTGCTTTACCTATTATTCGGTTTACTGCCTTCAATCCACATACAAAAGTCTATTATACTTTATTAAGTCAAAAAAAAAATATCTTAGTAAAAAAGAACCTTGGTTATTTAGCTCCTAAAGTAAAAAATTCTGTTCTTTTAAGTAAAAAAACAAAAAATATAATCGAAAAAAAAAATGATGTTGTTAAAAAATCATTTAAAACAAAAATAGGTAAATTAGAAAATAAAAACAAAATAAAAACATATAATAAATACTTTATTCTTTCTTTTTTATTGTTGCTATTTTTTTTCTTACTTTGGATTTTATACTGTAAGATTAAAAATAAGGAAAAAAGCAATTTATTAAATTTAAAAAGTAAATTTTTAGAAATAGAAAAAAATATTTTACCTATTGATGAAAAAAAGGCAGCTAGAGCTTTAATAGACTTAACTTATTGGGTAGTAGAAAAGTCTAAGAATAAAAAATATAATTTTTTATCTTTAAATAAAATGATTAATGAATTGCCGTTGGCTTATCAAAGCCAATATGGGCCAGATTTAAAAAGAATTTTGATGCTATGTGAAACAATAGCCTTTTCTAAAAAAGTACCGGTGGCCTTAAAAAAGCAATTGAACGAGATATCTGCTAAATTATACTTTTATTTACAAATACTGTTGAAGTATAACCCATGA
- a CDS encoding Mrp/NBP35 family ATP-binding protein produces the protein MTNANQSSPKLSLPNIKHIILIGSGKGGVGKSTLSANISIALGKNHKVGLLDADIYGPSLVKIMGGETYRPELTKEKQLIPLKRHNIQCMSMGLLIEEGEAVVWRGPMLFKAISQLFTDVCWGDLDYLLIDLPPGTGDVPLTISQKVNISAAITVTTPQNLSLIDAKRAISMWKQLNVFHLGLLENMSYLYPQNPDMEKIQLFPKGDLEHFLKTEKLVKLAEVPFHPYIGLSAEAGQSFVEAYPEHEIAKIFFTIAKQIEKACPL, from the coding sequence ATGACAAATGCTAATCAAAGCTCCCCTAAACTTTCTTTACCTAATATTAAACATATTATTTTAATAGGTTCTGGCAAAGGAGGCGTGGGAAAAAGTACCCTTTCTGCTAATATTAGTATTGCTTTAGGCAAAAACCATAAAGTGGGCTTACTAGATGCAGATATTTATGGCCCTAGTTTAGTAAAAATTATGGGAGGGGAAACTTATCGACCCGAGCTCACTAAAGAAAAACAACTCATTCCCTTAAAAAGGCATAATATTCAATGCATGAGTATGGGGTTATTAATAGAAGAAGGCGAAGCGGTTGTATGGCGAGGGCCTATGCTGTTTAAAGCTATTTCTCAACTGTTTACCGATGTTTGTTGGGGAGATTTAGATTATTTACTGATAGATCTACCACCAGGAACAGGAGATGTGCCTTTAACTATTTCTCAAAAAGTAAATATTTCTGCAGCGATTACTGTAACTACACCCCAAAACTTATCTCTTATTGATGCAAAAAGAGCAATATCCATGTGGAAACAATTAAATGTTTTTCATTTGGGTTTATTAGAGAATATGTCTTACTTATATCCTCAAAACCCAGATATGGAAAAAATACAGCTATTTCCTAAGGGAGACTTAGAACATTTTTTAAAAACAGAAAAATTAGTAAAATTAGCAGAAGTTCCTTTTCACCCATATATTGGATTAAGTGCAGAGGCAGGTCAAAGTTTTGTAGAAGCTTACCCTGAACACGAAATTGCTAAGATATTTTTTACTATTGCAAAGCAAATAGAAAAAGCTTGTCCTTTATAA
- a CDS encoding VWA domain-containing protein — translation MKHNIFSFLQKTKQNKNYLKITFQCIALLSLILAYAGPQLSNKYKTNKQKVTEIIFLIDVSTSMLAEDLGISRLLFVKKEVSKFLTKLDGQRVGLVVFAKDAKIISPLTTDIDSLKLYLKSLSTKSVPRQGTEISYALKIAQSLFSESKNTDKAIVLVSDGELHEKEIKKQAITLNKKHLWIFSVGVGRNQAVPIPLKNEKGEKIDYKRNSRGELVLTQFNNASLKKLSKLVNGKYYHLSFTSNSFDNIFIDLKNLKSKITKLSYQRIYTPLFSYFLFIVFIFLILDITFSWFFLKKGKSNV, via the coding sequence ATGAAACATAATATTTTTTCTTTTCTACAAAAAACAAAACAAAATAAAAATTATTTAAAAATTACTTTTCAATGTATAGCTTTATTAAGCTTAATTTTAGCCTATGCAGGGCCACAGCTAAGCAATAAATATAAAACTAATAAACAAAAAGTAACAGAAATTATTTTTTTAATAGATGTTTCTACTAGTATGCTAGCAGAAGATTTAGGCATTAGTCGTTTATTGTTTGTTAAAAAAGAAGTTTCTAAGTTTTTAACAAAACTAGATGGGCAAAGAGTAGGCTTAGTGGTCTTTGCAAAAGATGCAAAAATTATTTCTCCTTTAACTACAGATATAGATAGTTTAAAGCTATATTTAAAATCTTTAAGTACAAAAAGTGTTCCTAGGCAGGGTACAGAAATTTCTTATGCCTTAAAAATAGCCCAATCCTTATTTTCAGAGTCAAAAAACACAGATAAAGCTATTGTTTTAGTTTCTGATGGAGAATTACATGAAAAAGAAATTAAAAAGCAGGCTATTACTTTAAATAAAAAACACTTATGGATTTTTTCTGTAGGAGTGGGAAGAAATCAGGCAGTGCCTATACCTTTAAAAAATGAAAAAGGCGAAAAAATAGATTATAAAAGAAACTCTAGGGGCGAGTTAGTTTTAACACAGTTTAATAACGCAAGTTTAAAAAAGTTATCTAAGTTAGTTAATGGAAAGTATTATCACCTTAGTTTTACTTCTAATAGTTTTGATAATATTTTTATAGATTTAAAAAATTTAAAAAGCAAAATAACAAAATTATCGTATCAGCGTATTTATACCCCTTTGTTTTCCTATTTTTTATTCATAGTTTTTATTTTTTTAATTTTGGATATTACATTTTCTTGGTTTTTTTTAAAAAAAGGAAAAAGTAATGTATAA
- a CDS encoding LysM peptidoglycan-binding domain-containing protein yields MIKFIFLSLFIVSCSYSPFSKTTLNPKSRKIVEQDLKDLPFGKIPVQINKYVLKWIYYYQGRGRKHMRRYLARSSRYQFLMQSLLKEDSVPIDLIYVPLIESGFTSHAYSHASAVGYWQFIRGTATSYGLRVDGYVDDRKDPVLSTKAAIKYFKTLHNMFGDWYLVLAAYNSGENRIKRYIKKYKVKEYWTFVRRKILPRETRNYVPKFLAALLIAKNPKMYGFHNIKYQKPFSSDYITVKKSISLKLLSKEMKISFSKLKKLNPRYLTDWVPVKKGSKIAVRVPTSLKSLAFKSLPKSYSNKPFLTFSYYFYYRVKKGDNLSYIAKKFRSRVSSLRRLNRLKRKNFLRIGQKLKIRRRTRVEHLGSNLIKRNKTTNKRAVSSIKKLRKRKKISTKRILRKRLAKLKKHRKIYKIKRGDTISHIAKKFRISIKKLKRKNRLSSNYKIFSGGYLIIPK; encoded by the coding sequence ATGATTAAGTTTATCTTTTTAAGCCTTTTTATTGTATCTTGTTCGTATTCGCCCTTTTCTAAAACGACGCTGAATCCTAAAAGTCGTAAGATAGTAGAGCAGGATTTAAAAGACCTTCCTTTTGGGAAAATACCCGTTCAAATTAATAAGTATGTTTTAAAATGGATTTATTATTATCAAGGTCGTGGGCGCAAACATATGCGCCGTTATTTAGCAAGATCCAGTCGTTACCAATTTTTAATGCAATCTTTATTAAAAGAAGACTCGGTACCTATTGATTTAATTTATGTGCCTTTAATCGAATCGGGTTTTACCTCGCATGCTTATAGTCATGCTAGCGCTGTGGGGTATTGGCAATTTATTAGAGGGACAGCTACTAGTTATGGATTAAGAGTGGATGGTTATGTTGATGATAGAAAAGACCCTGTGTTATCTACAAAAGCAGCTATTAAATATTTTAAAACTTTACATAATATGTTTGGTGATTGGTATTTGGTTTTAGCCGCTTATAATTCGGGAGAAAATCGCATAAAAAGATATATAAAAAAATATAAAGTTAAAGAATATTGGACTTTTGTAAGAAGAAAAATTTTACCTCGAGAGACTCGTAATTATGTACCTAAATTTTTAGCAGCATTGCTTATTGCCAAAAATCCAAAAATGTATGGATTTCATAATATAAAATATCAAAAGCCTTTTTCTTCTGATTATATTACCGTTAAAAAATCCATTAGTTTAAAGTTATTGTCTAAAGAAATGAAAATTTCTTTTTCTAAATTGAAAAAATTAAACCCTAGATATTTAACCGACTGGGTTCCTGTAAAAAAAGGATCGAAAATTGCTGTTAGAGTTCCAACTTCTCTAAAATCTTTAGCTTTTAAAAGTTTACCTAAAAGTTATTCTAACAAGCCTTTTTTAACTTTTAGTTATTATTTTTATTATAGAGTTAAAAAAGGGGATAATTTAAGTTATATTGCAAAAAAATTCCGTTCTCGAGTGTCTTCTTTAAGACGGTTAAACCGTTTAAAAAGAAAGAATTTCTTACGCATTGGGCAGAAGTTAAAAATTCGTCGTCGTACTAGAGTAGAACACTTAGGCAGCAATCTTATAAAACGAAATAAAACGACTAATAAAAGAGCTGTATCTAGTATAAAAAAGTTGCGAAAAAGAAAAAAAATATCTACTAAGCGAATCTTAAGAAAACGATTAGCGAAATTAAAAAAACATCGTAAAATTTACAAAATAAAAAGAGGGGATACTATTTCCCATATTGCTAAAAAATTTCGTATTTCTATTAAAAAACTGAAAAGAAAAAACAGATTAAGTTCTAATTATAAAATTTTTTCTGGTGGATATTTAATAATTCCAAAATAA
- a CDS encoding VWA domain-containing protein, with amino-acid sequence MIVWSQPYFFYFLIIWMLLIIISYIFKFKTSKTGFSNLDTFKKIKPSLRVRLLFLPTFLKYAALFFVIISLARPQLEKVDKNRWTKGLEIILALDISESMNIPDLQPTRLQAAKKILNDFIQWRKSDKMGLLVFSGASYMHVPLTLDHKLLLGQLEKVKTLKYIKQGTAIGVALASAIDKLRLRKLKSKIIILITDGENNTGEISPLLALQLAKKYNIKIYTVGIGRQGRSKIPISRKNIFGQTVTRYQFIDSKVNEKLLKQIAKETKANFYLAESNKTLLNVFKNISLLETSKIKNNQYFEYKEKFYDYLIWAIILYCIALLLEWGGLRIYS; translated from the coding sequence ATGATTGTTTGGTCACAGCCTTATTTTTTTTACTTTTTAATTATATGGATGCTATTAATTATAATTTCTTATATTTTTAAATTTAAAACTAGTAAAACAGGATTTTCTAATTTAGATACTTTCAAAAAAATAAAACCTAGTTTAAGGGTAAGGCTGTTATTTTTACCTACATTTTTAAAATACGCCGCTTTATTTTTTGTTATTATTTCTTTAGCTCGTCCACAATTAGAAAAAGTAGATAAAAATAGATGGACTAAAGGTTTAGAAATTATTTTAGCTTTAGATATTTCGGAATCTATGAATATTCCCGATTTGCAACCTACAAGATTACAGGCTGCAAAAAAGATTTTAAACGATTTTATTCAATGGAGAAAGTCAGATAAAATGGGCTTATTAGTATTTTCTGGTGCTTCGTATATGCATGTCCCTTTAACTTTAGATCATAAATTACTTTTAGGACAATTAGAAAAAGTAAAAACATTAAAATATATTAAACAGGGGACAGCTATAGGTGTAGCTTTAGCTAGTGCTATTGATAAATTACGATTACGAAAATTGAAAAGCAAAATTATTATTTTAATTACAGATGGAGAAAATAATACAGGAGAAATAAGTCCACTATTGGCTTTACAATTGGCTAAAAAATACAATATTAAAATTTATACTGTAGGCATTGGAAGGCAAGGCCGAAGTAAAATCCCTATTTCAAGAAAAAATATTTTTGGACAAACAGTAACAAGATATCAGTTTATAGACAGTAAAGTAAATGAAAAATTATTAAAGCAAATAGCTAAAGAAACAAAGGCAAATTTTTATTTAGCAGAGAGTAATAAAACCTTGTTAAATGTTTTTAAAAATATTTCTCTTTTAGAGACTAGTAAAATAAAAAACAATCAATATTTTGAATATAAAGAAAAGTTTTATGATTATTTAATATGGGCTATTATTCTTTATTGTATAGCCTTACTATTAGAATGGGGAGGGTTAAGAATTTATTCTTAA